Genomic DNA from Acipenser ruthenus chromosome 4, fAciRut3.2 maternal haplotype, whole genome shotgun sequence:
ATTTCAGGTGAACCAGGAAGGGGTGCTCATCGACTTCAGAGAGACAAATTTCTGGTACCAGTTGTATACAGCAGTAATATTACATAAGTTCAATACAGGGTCACCTGTGCTGTTATTTGAAACCCATAACTCTGCAGCTCCCACCTTGCCATGCCTAATTGAATTATCTCAGTGCTAGTAATGTGTGACAAATTGAAACATTGCAACCATGGAGTTCCTCCAGAGCCCAAACTCCCCACATCAAGACACGTGCAGACAAGGCCTTGACCAGGCCTGCACTATGGCCGACACCATGATCAGGTGGCAATGAAACTGGGAGAGGACCTCCTGGGTTTATGAATAGTAAAAATGATCATACCTCAGCATCAGCCCATGTCTTCTTGTCCTTTACATACTGGTAGCACCGGTCATTGAAACCGACCCATCCTTTCAGACAGGAACCCGCGCACATTGACACTTCCCTCTTCTCCACTTCTTTCTTGtcgtcaccctgagctgtgaagTACAGAACACCACAGACAGCAATGCACAGAGTGAGTTACTGTGTTGCGGTGACAGGGATTGCTCTTACCCTTTCACCAGTGTGTTTCCCAGGCAGTCTGCCCCAAGGTTTCTGCCTTATTCTGGACTAAATCTCTTTTACAGGCCTGGCAGCTAATGACAATAAATGGATAGAATTAGTActtgtggaatttttttttttgtaagaaatatacagagcatttattttaatactgcttttaaacaaataataaataaacaaataataataataataataataataataataataataataataataataataataataataataataataataataaaccattttaaacaaGAAGCAGTATTGTGTTACCTTGAAGCAGGGGCAGCTGGAGAATGTAGCTTTCTGCAGCCTAAACAATGTCTAATAGTTTCATTTAGCTCTGCATGTTTAAGcatcaaaacaaaatgaaacagcaACTCAGAACAACATTTAAACCCTTTGATGGAACAGGGTCACCTGGACCCCTGCAGAAGGACTGGAGGTATGTACGTGTCTTACCATATACTGATGTCAGAACTATTAattcatcagctgctaggaggagagtCATAACATGGTTCAGTGCTCAAAACTATTTCCTCACATTTTAAACTCAGTAATACATTTGGACAGATTTTCCAATCATTTAAATAGCCTACCTGCAGCCCCACTGAGAGCCAGGGCAATGCAAACCACAACTGAGGCCACTGCTGGAAACATGATGACAGGCTCCTGGAAGAGGAAAAGAGACACCAGAGGCATCAAGTCACTGCACAGCCTGGGAAGATCCAGAAAATAAGTAGTCATGTCAtataagtttaccatggtaaattggcATGACCAGTCTGAATTTTCCCCATGAATTTCCtatgattatactgtacatttcctATCGTTTACCAGTAAATGATTTTAACGTGCCGGTGCGCTGTGTTATTTTACTGCAGAGGCGGAGTGAGCAACGCAGGCGCTGCAGCCAGAGCCAGCACAGAAACCCTGAGCACCATCCTTCACGACACAAGCACAGTACGGACACAAGCACCACTTTCCCCAGGACCTACAGAGCACAGTGtcgtgcacagaggattgtggttttggagtgtctttttgtttgggactgaaacccgTCGCATTGGCTTCCCCTATACCATAGTTGGTATAGGGGCGACTGATTTATTATTTGcttctttttaataaatacacgTTTTTTCACTGAGAGTACTGTTTGAACATTCACGTtgtacactgcaccactgacatCCTGTCACATATGGTTAGCCGTGTTTTtgaagaaactaaaattcaatgacaaacatttagactagAAATCGAAGATTGAATAAGACTTCTATTTGAAAggatttcatttaaattcagtATTCTTTATTCAGGCACAACTGCACAACTGCATGacgtaatagttatggatgattacCAGTAGTGTTTATAGGTTCATACTATTCTGGTACCCTTggtaaattataaaataaatatgaaaatgacCAATCTGTaataccattctaccaatggacTCCTCATCCCATTGTCAAGGTGGGTCTTAAGGattccaatgattcagcatcaacaaaatggctaggtatcccattccataccctcaccacactctgtgtGAAGATGTGTCTCCTACCAGCTGTCAATCTGTGTCCAAGTTTATCTctatttccaactgtgtcctctggtacTGGTTTCagtgctgcgcttaaagtataGGTTAGGGTTGACTGTGTTAACTCCTTTAAAGATTTTGAAGACTTCAAATAATGAACATTAGAATATATATTAGCAATTCTAATTCTTTGTTCTTGTTTAAATAAATTCAGTCCCCTcaatcttcatagctcattcctttaagccctgggattagtctggttgttgTTTATTGTTCATGGCAACAATGTCCTTTTGGTATCATGGTGGACACAGTACTCTtaagtgtggtctcaccagtgcattggacaaccccatcataacctcctttgatttgtactctacattTTTAACTATATACCCAATCATTGTTTGCCCTTTTAATTGCCTTGTCTCTAAGTATAGCACAGAAGCATCACCATTGTAGCGCCACAGCAATCAAAGAATGAAATGAACAGAGAGATGAAGGGATGCGAGTGCTCTTACCTGAAGAAACTGCAGATTGCTTCCTTCTCTTCGAAATGATGTGTTTGACTGAGTGCACAGCTCTTTTATACCATCGACTGTGCCTAGAGTTGATGTGCTCCTGTAACCATTGTGGCTGGTGGTGTTTGCACAAAGGAGTCTGGGTTTAACATccttattattgttttattttctattacattagaaatgtttaaaaacaagaacctttGTTTACGTTCAGGTTTGGAGCACTGGGACAAAACATTTTCATGCGAATTGAATACACCCACCCAGAGTACACAAATGGTTTATGTTTTCATTAATTTTCACACAGTTAATGGTGCGatagccttataaaagtttcccatagcaatgaagcatagtgaaagcatgtgtcctctggtcctggtttctgtgcaaTGCTTAAAGTATCGgcttgggttaactttgtcaatttcaatttattttatttatatagtgcctttcataccatAGTATCTCAAAGCCCTTTACATTTCGgttcaaacagaacaaaataatgcAGTATAAAGAAGTGgtaaaaataacagtaaataataataatgatataataataataataataataataataataataataataataataataataataataataataatttaagaaaacacGAAATTAATAAGAATGAACACAGAAATGAGCAAATAAAATCGCTAAAACTATTATGTTGTAAATCAGGTTAAAAAGGCTAAACTATACAATTAACTctttaatcttgacttaaaaatattGATCAACGCAGCATCTCTAATAGAACAGGGCAATGAGTTCCACAATctgggggcattataactaaatacACTTTCTCCACTCCATTTCGATTTTACATTTAAGGCCAGCGTTAGCCAACTTTAAAGTGTGCAGTGGCTTATATGGTGACAGAATCTCTCTTAGGTAATCCAGTGCCATaccatttagtgctttatatgccaatagtaagattttaaaatcagttctgAAATGCATTGGAAGCCAGTGCAGTAAGGCCAGCACATGAGTTAAATGATCTCCTTTCTTAGTTGTAATTAAACCCTTAGCAGCTGCATTCGGAAGCTTCAAATGTGATAAGGCATGGCCTGGAACCCcagcaaataaagcattgcaaCACCAATAGTCAAAGCCTGTTCAgattttttaaagacttcagatTACTTCAGTCCCTTcaatagctcattcctttaagcgtCTAGTGAAGCAGACAGAAGATTCTGCCGATGTCTTCACTAGGGATGTTGGACTTCCTTTAATTTCCAAAATGTTTAAACTTCAAAATCATACACCTCCCAGAACTATGCACTCAGACCAAAACGTGCTAATGGCTATCTGTAGTAAATAGTCTGGCCAGGAAATGTATCCCATAACCTTATTACAGGTATTAACCTTCTCCTTTTTCAGCTTGTCCTGTTGCCTGGAGGGCATCTTCAAATCTCAGTATCTCTTCTTTTGAGTGCTCCACCATCCGTGGTCTATATGAGGTTTTATAACCAATTACTGACCCACTTTCTCCCTTTGAAAACCCTGCTACCCCTGTCCCTGTGCTGGCTGGATGGCTGTGTACAATGTGTGTAAAATGCGGTcttaagtttaaaaaatacatctctTATTAATTACATTCTGTGCCAGTTACAATTTACTGTAGGGGTGTGTTATGAAAATGGCCATTGATAAATTTAAATGGAGCATGAAGTAGTGGTATAAGATGTTGACACTAAATACTACTTTCCAAACACTGCTCTCAGGTGTGGCCACTTATCAACATTTATTCTGTAAACACTGAAATGAAAACTATGAGACGATTAGGCCTTGGTGACTCATGGCTTGAAGAACTAACGAAGCGAAACCAGATACTCAACACGGATACccgctagctttctaacattagcagatctttcatcacaaacagttctacgccagattgtcacaatcaagagagctgcaaacaacacatTACAGGCAaaagtctcttatcgacagacagctgcacctgcactaacctgagcgtttgaaatggaggTATTGTCACACTCTCGTGCTGTGAATAACATTAGGTAGCtatctttttgccattttaacagggctacatcaaattcactcagtttttagcacatattttcactgactgaaaaagtgaaagtctcacacgacaACAAATATAACAGTGAACATtctttggttatgttattaaggtttgaaagtttgaaataaactgcgcacttacatattctctacccacttacgaaaaacataaaatgtatatttttatttttaaataataaacactgctatcagtggcgtagccaggatttttttttcggGAGGGGATGGAAATGGTAACTTTAGGAGTAatcacagtggtgcaattggcaacctgatttcttatttgtgcattgacgttttattttagaaaaataaagaatcttttttttaacattagatcCAATagccaaatacactgttgtgcaaaatagttaaaaaaaaagatttagtttagaacacttccgattaaaaacaaaaaaggaaatacaaagcaaaggacttgaacttttaacatgtgcatcagatttcaatttcacattgtgataataaataaaaataactatatataacttAATTGTACTTATGGTggttcatttttgttaactaacattttgtactcaaagcaaagcaaaccattttatttaatcccacaaatcctgactaatttaaatTGCTGTTTGACAGGCGCAGGACTGCCGGTGGTAGCTGCTATCTTGTTGTCTTCAGACGGTTCATCAGCAGTTTTCTGCCGTTTAGACAAATTAGGGTGACCAAAACAAAtagctatttttttaattatggttTTCCTTTCCCCTACCGCTGTCAGGCCATACTTCACGTCTCTCACTCAGTGTTACGTCACGTTGCGCGTCCGTTTGGACTGTaaagtgtaaaagctgtgtgcATTGTCCAGTCAGAAGAGTTGAAGGTTGAGCCTCTCACGAATGACAGTAAATAGCCCAATCACAAACAGAAATTTGAAACGCGCGCGTTGGCAAAAATGAAGAAGCATTTTTTTGACAAATGCAGTATGCAGTTTTGAATGACTATACACAAAATGTATCTGAAGATGTTCCAATCCAAATATGAAAAGCTAATTTGATGCTTGATGTCTCAACGctttttgtataaatatatatatatatatctcaaggTACAGATCGACAGTCAGCTGTCTTAAgcctatttgtttgttttcttttctgaaaTTAGGCACTTTAAGATGAAAAGCTTCAggacagttttattattttgtggaTATGAACAGTTTAATTTAACATGTCCCTTTACATGAGCAGCTCAAATGTATGACTCTTTTAAAACTCAAGTTTGTGAAATATGTCTCATCTGAAAcatatctgttttgtttgtcaagTGGTGGTTTTAGGAGAAACATTTGAGATATGTCAGAGAAGAGAAAGATGCAGAGATGAGCGGTACATGTTCCTTCTGAGGAACCTTACTTAATACCACCATCGTTTAATTAAAATTAGGGAATTTTACAAAACCAACATCTGTAAAAGCATGGGTGTGTAAGTCTTTTCAGTGTATCTTCGTATTTGAAGTAAGTAAAATGTcaggttttaatatttaaacagtggtggtCTGTATATCTGTCCGTTTTTAGATAATTTGATCCATTTATTATATCTTACAAAATCAGCTGATAAGAAGTTTATGTAAATCATGATGTAGTTAAATAATCAATATCTTAATAATCCTTTCCTTatctttaataaaaacatttaatcaattacaaaacaaacttGTACCCATCCCAAATTCAACATCTTCAATTTTGTCATACCATGAacataaaaaatatcaaatatatatatatatatatatatatatatatatatgtgtgtgtgtgtgtgtgtgtgtgtggacccCTGTGGACTTGTGTGTATTggacaaacaaaaagaacattaaaaataTGGATTGCAGAATACAAAGCTGCTATAAGAACCCGTAATCAGGATTATGCTATGGCCAAACACTACATTAAAGCTGGACATGGATGTTCTACACACTCACTGAGATTTGTGGGAGTGGAGAAGATCAATATACCAGCACATGGGGGCAATTTGGTCAAGGCACACTGGATATTTACTCTACAGACATTGGAACCAATTGGTCCATCTTTATACCTGTTATTTGTGGATACTTGCTTTACAAAATTTGTCTAACATCGCAACATTGCCTTTTTCTTTCCAATGTACAACAGTCATGCACAGTACAATACAGATGTGCTTAACTTTGTTATAATATCTTGATCATGTAAATCAGGGTTCGGCAATAAAATTTCAAGGACCAAATGACCAGTCGCAGGCAGGGCCACTTACACACTTACGGCACATTTTAATAATCTATGTATGACTGCTGCCGTCAGATTAAATTGTTTCACCGGCAACCGggtcatcaataataataaaaaaaaaaagctgtggtcggttgaaaacaaatcaaaaaggaataaaataacaattgtgaTCGTGTGTCCTTGTGAATTCCAAATACATATCACGCTGACTCCGCCCACTCAACACCCATTGGCCCATCGataagagcaaccagaattatcccgggtttaaaaggcatgtcgtatacagacaggctaaaagaattgaatctattcagtcttgatcaaagaagactatgcggtgatctgattcaagcattcaaaatcctaaaaggtatagacaatgtcgacccaggggacttttttttaccttaaaaaagaaacaagaaccaggggtcacaaatggagattagataaaggggcattcagaacagaaaataggaggcacttttttacacagagaattgtgagggtatggaacaaACTTCccactaatgttgttgaagctgacaccctgggatccttcaagaagctacttgatgagattctgggatcaataagctactaacaaccaaacgagcaagatgggctgaatggcctcctctcgtttgtaatctttcttatgttcttatgttcttatgatatccACTCGCATTCATACACACACGCAGAAAATGACATGCAGGCAAGCTACTAGGGAGAGTGATTAGCCGGTGAAACAGACTCACATCACACACCCACTCACATCAGCGGACAACACAGGAAACATTATGTATACAGTGCACAGTTCGTTGTGTTTGCCCCGCTGCTACTATATATGAAGATCATATGGGGAATCCCCCATGACAGCCCCCTTGCGGCAATATTACAATGAAGTTCCGCTCTCGCTCCGCCCTTGATGCAGCCCTGCCAAGGAGGCCGGATTTGGCCCACCATTTGCCGACCACTGAATCGTTTATGTAATCTGTGAAAATGatttatgttacattttaaatgtgtgaaccaaatgaaaattttaaaaaagacaaggggctcatgtctaactaacctgctggatttttttgaggatgcaacatcgacaatggataattgcaaagcatatgacatggtttatttagatttccagaaagcttttgacaaagtctcgcataaaagattaattctcaaactgaacgcagtagggattcaaggaaatgcatgcacatggattagggagtggttaacatgtagaaaacagaaagtactgattagaggagaaacctcaaaatggagcgagttaaccagtggtgtaccacaaggatccgtattaagtcctctgctattcctaatctacattaatgatttagattctggtatagtaagtaaacttgttaaatttgcagacaacacaaaaataggagtggcaaacactgttgcagcagcaaaggtcattcaaaatgatctagacagcattcagaactgggcagacacatggcaaatgacatttaatagagaaaagtgtgaggtactgcacgcaggcaatacaaatgtgcattataaatatcatatgggagatactgaaattgaaaaaggaatctatgaaaaagacctaggagtttatgttgactcagaaatgtcttcatctaaacaatgtgaggaagctataaaaaaggccaacaatttgctcggatatattgtgactttcacctagaatattgtgctcagttctggtcacctcgttacaaaaaggatatcgctgctctagaaacagtgcaaagaagagctaccagaattatccccgggtttaaaaggcatgtcgtatgcagacaggctaaaagaattgaatctattcagtcatgaacaaagaagactatgcggtgatctgattcaagtattcaaaattctaaaaggtattgacaatgtcgacccaggggacttttttgacctgaaaaaagaaacaaggaccaggggtcacaaatggagattagataaaggggcattcagaacaaaaaataggaggcacttttttacacagagaattgtgatggtctggaacgaaatccccagtaatgttgttgaagctgacaccctgggatccttcaagaagctgcttgatgagattctggtatcaataagctactaacaaccaaacaagcaaaatgggccgaatggcctcctcttgtttgtaaactttcttttgttattatgttttcctactgcgcaaccgccagaccgctagggtagctgggatatcaaaatcaacactgtggACTGAGATACAGGATTTACTttcatttcaatgtcattggaggagacagtgcttggctggtttaacgtcaattcttcccgccgatctgagcTCCCCtataccgctgcaggaggcagccaacgaaaactctgaatccttttcgctcaatcccttgcctggaacatcttcttcacaatttctacatttattcaaattgctgttatctatagAAACAGCTTGATccaaatctgattttacagaacttgcggcaaaatatttttgtagcatactgtctgttttcacgcaccaccattttgtgagaatttgataactgtgacacagtcagaacatacttccttcgactgtttgaacaaatgccacatttcagaacactgtttgtggtgccagattatgaatgtttctgaagttttttctttagatttttccagtccttcaccccattttcagtgaaagcggggtcttttgaacttctgaaaaagtgtctgcaaggaaagcagaaaatcTCATCTGCCTGCTTTACTGTACTCtagatacacaggtaaacaaggctatgacggtcctgttgcagtatcaccaaggtccaaaacaCAGGATTTAGTTGCAAAGTAATGCaagttttaattatatatacaatgtgtgtgtgtatcttactgtacatcgttgggttcaataaatgcagggggaaaagtgtggaatagcctccccaaacgaaagactcacgcGCCGCCTATGATGTTCGCATATATATTGATAACACgaaatgcagtttaaaaatattaacaagcACTTCCACTTCTTTAACTAAAAGAATGTCTGAGCTTTAAAATGAACTTGAGCAACTCGCTAGTAACACATTGTGTCCTTGTAAATCATATGCGCACCTATTCATTTCTAAACACAAACGTAGTTACAATGGTGGTCTCAGAACTAACTCATACCATATATTTTCATGGCATTTGTTATTATTTGACATTTACAATGTTTATCACAAACAAGCAGTATTaaagtaataagttacttttttcagaACATGCCCAATTCTGGGGAGTCTATAAGGAAAGGGTCAGCAGGTGCTGTGTATACAGaggaattgatttttttaactggTCATTAATCTCCAGCTGATCCACTGTGGGCGGTCCTGTTTTTGTGCTAATTTGCATAATAAAATGAGAGGCTGCTGATTGGTGGAGTTGGTGTGCCAGCAGTTTTCTGGCCTTGTCTACATACTGATACACTGCATGCCGAGGTTTAACCAAAATCTGTTGAGCTTACCTTGAAGAGAGAAGGCTGAATTCACTTTGTAACATTAGGTCACTGTTTGAAAAGATCCTGAGTGGGGAGCTGGCATATTGCTGGTCTATTTGTAAAATGTTGTCTGTTAATTCAGTAAATCTCTTACTACAGTGTTTATTGGTGTTTCCTTTTGGGTGACTGGAGAGTGGGTGGCATTGGTTTCAGAAGAAATGAACTCAATACACTTTTGGTCTGAGAGCAGCAGGGTGTTAAAGCAGCAAGTGCGCTGTCATGTTACCTTCTTGGAGGGGAAAAAGACTTGGGGTGCATGATCAGATATCACAATATCTGATAGGAGCATGAATGGACAGAAGGAAGCAAATTAGTAGCACTTATTTTTGAATATTGCAAAATCTGTTTATagatttatttctaaatatattttcagGATCTTTTAACATATTTCTCTTCCATGTGAAAAATAAATGATCagaattataattaaaaatacaaacacagggtATGAATGCTGCTTAACTTTATTTATCAATCAGAACTGTCAAAAAGCTGACATTCTGTTTCAGCGTGGATCATTATTTttatacacacagacagatggataCAAATTATTACAGGCTTTGTCATTCCAACCTCCAGGAACTGAAATAAATGAGAAAAAAGAATTCAGTCTCCATTGCACAAAGCACGATCTCAGGGACAGTAAAGTCCgggtattgtattgtaatgtttatCAACCAGTATTATCTCTTTGTAGGGTAAACCCCACTGCAGTACCAGTATGTAAGACACAGAACCAGCTAAGTTCTGTACTTAGGAACCAGTCAAATGCAAAGGCATGAGAAGAGGATGTAATCATATTAATTGCATAACACCATCCAGAAACACGTTACTTGCTGGTAGGATTTGCGAAACTCTTGTTCTGAGTAAGTGTCTTGTGAGTTTTAAACCACAGACTTTATTCGGTTCCTTTCAGAACACTTTTATAAATTGAGCCACGTGCCTCATAAAGAACCACTTTCAATACCCTTTGGGTTGTTCTAAAGAATATTTTAGAACGGTTGTTCATTTTGGGTTCCATATACCAGACAACTCAAAGAAACTTTCTAACGGAAGGTTCTGACAGAATTCTTTGTTCTAAGTTTCAAGTGTAGTGAAGAAACACAAGTTTGAATGAAATGCTGAATAgagcattaatatatatatatatatatatatatatatatatatatatatatatatatatatatatacattacccCCCAAATTAATATGCAGACAGTTTTCAATAAATAAGTTGTTGGGTTCTCCCTGGTTCCAGGTGTTGTAGTCCCATTTAGATCCATCGGTCCAATACCATGACCCCTCCTG
This window encodes:
- the LOC117400075 gene encoding LOW QUALITY PROTEIN: lectin-like (The sequence of the model RefSeq protein was modified relative to this genomic sequence to represent the inferred CDS: substituted 1 base at 1 genomic stop codon), yielding MTPIMNYNCTASVSGGNLVSVHSVEENNFIQNLINKNDASDAFTWLGGSDXFKEGSWYWTDGSKWDYNTWNQGEPNNLFIENCLHINLGVPGGWNDKACNNLYPSVCVYKNNDPR